In Silene latifolia isolate original U9 population chromosome 3, ASM4854445v1, whole genome shotgun sequence, a single window of DNA contains:
- the LOC141646616 gene encoding scarecrow-like protein 3, with protein sequence MGPMLQDDGSSVTSSPLQFFSMMSPNLGFNNNNNNNNNTNNNTNYPWLRELKPEERGLYLIHLLLSCANHVSSGNLDNANLALEQISHLSTPDGDTMQRIASYFAESLSERVIKSWSGLYRALQCTRMPVISDEILARKLFFELFPFLKLAFIVSNNSIIEAMEGEKMVHIIDLSASEPAQWIALIQALSARPEGPPHLRITGVHHQKEVLDQLAHRLTEEAEKLDLPFQFNSVVSKLENLDIDKLRVKTGEALAICSTLQLHTLLASEDDSLRRSIPPLAMMKHANGTEGTNDSASSSPQSVNYSSKMDGFLNALWGLSPKIMVIAEQDSSHNGLTLMERLSEALYYYASLFDCLESTLPRSSLERRKVEKMLLGEEIKNIIACEGGDRRERHEKLEKWFQRFDLAGFVNVPLSYIGVIQARSLLQGSGCDGYRIKEENGSLVMCWQDRPLYFVSTWRCRR encoded by the coding sequence ATGGGACCAATGCTTCAAGATGATGGATCATCagtaacttcatcacctcttcaaTTTTTTTCCATGATGTCCCCAAATTTAgggtttaataataataataataataacaataatactaataataatactaattatcCATGGCTTAGAGAATTAAAACCTGAAGAAAGGGGATtatatttaattcatttattattaaGTTGTGCTAATCATGTTTCAAGTGGTAATCTTGATAATGCAAATTTAGCACTTGAACAAATTTCTCACCTTTCTACCCCTGATGGTGATACAATGCAGCGAATCGCTTCGTATTTTGCTGAATCATTGTCTGAAAGGGTGATTAAATCATGGTCTGGTTTATATAGGGCACTTCAGTGTACTAGAATGCCTGTTATTTCTGATGAAATTCTAGCTCGAAAGCTGTTTTTCGAGTTATTTCCCTTTTTAAAGCTTGCTTTTATCGTTTCTAACAATTCGATAATTGAGGCCATGGAAGGTGAAAAAATGGTTCATATTATTGATTTAAGTGCTTCTGAACCTGCTCAATGGATTGCCCTTATTCAGGCTTTGAGTGCGCGGCCTGAAGGACCGCCTCATTTGAGAATTACTGGTGTTCATCATCAGAAAGAGGTTTTAGACCAGTTAGCTCATAGATTGACTGAAGAAGCCGAGAAATTAGATTTGCCATTTCAGTTTAATTCTGTAGTTAGTAAATTAGAGAATCTTGATATTGATAAACTCCGGGTTAAAACCGGAGAGGCCTTAGCTATTTGTTCCACCCTTCAACTACATACCCTTCTGGCTTCTGAGGACGACTCTCTCAGAAGAAGTATCCCCCCATTAGCGATGATGAAACACGCTAATGGGACAGAAGGGACTAATGATTCGGCTTCTTCATCGCCTCAGTCAGTGAATTATTCTTCAAAAATGGACGGTTTTCTGAACGCTTTGTGGGGATTATCCCCTAAGATTATGGTTATAGCTGAGCAAGACTCGAGTCATAATGGTTTAACCCTAATGGAGAGATTATCTGAAGCATTGTACTACTATGCATCATTGTTTGATTGCTTAGAATCCACCCTACCTAGGTCATCCTTGGAAAGAAGGAAAGTCGAGAAAATGCTCCTAGGGGAGGAGATTAAGAACATCATCGCGTGTGAGGGAGGTGATAGAAGAGAAAGGCATGAAAAACTCGAGAAATGGTTTCAAAGGTTCGACCTGGCTGGATTTGTTAATGTTCCTTTGAGCTATATCGGGGTGATCCAAGCGAGGAGTTTGCTTCAAGGAAGTGGTTGTGATGGGTATAGGATAAAGGAAGAGAATGGTAGTCTTGTTATGTGTTGGCAAGATCGTCCTCTATATTTTGTATCAACATGGAGATGTAGGAGGTGA
- the LOC141646619 gene encoding histone H3.3-like → MARTKQTALKSTMMKAPKKLAYKVTRKSVPNIGGVKKPHRYRPGTVALREIRKYQKSTELLIRKLPFQRLVREVAQNFKSDLRFQTHAVLALQEAAEAFLVGLFEDTNLCAIHAKRVTIMPKNIQLARRIRCERA, encoded by the coding sequence ATGGCTCGCACCAAACAAACCGCCCTCAAATCAACCATGATGAAGGCCCCTAAGAAGCTGGCCTACAAGGTAACACGTAAGTCGGTCCCCAACATAGGTGGAGTGAAGAAGCCCCATCGATACAGACCTGGTACTGTTGCACTCCGTGAAATTCGAAAGTATCAAAAGAGTACTGAGCTGTTGATCAGGAAACTCCCCTTCCAAAGGCTTGTTCGTGAAGTTGCTCAAAACTTCAAGTCTGATCTTCGCTTCCAAACCCATGCCGTCTTAGCCCTTCAAGAAGCTGCTGAGGCTTTCCTTGTTGGTTTGTTCGAGGACACCAACCTTTGTGCCATTCATGCTAAGCGCGTAACAATTATGCCAAAGAATATCCAGTTGGCAAGGAGGATCAGGTGTGAACGTGCTTAA
- the LOC141646618 gene encoding histone H3.3-like, producing MARTKQTARKSTMMKVPKKLAYKVTRKSVPSIGGVKKPHRYRPGTVALREIRKYQKSTELLIRKLPFQRLVREVAQNFKSDLRFQTHAVLALQEAAEAFLVGLFEDTNLCAIHAKRVTIMPKDIQLARRIRCERA from the coding sequence ATGGCTCGCACCAAACAAACCGCCCGCAAATCAACCATGATGAAGGTCCCTAAGAAGCTGGCCTACAAGGTAACACGTAAGTCGGTCCCCAGCATAGGTGGAGTGAAGAAGCCCCATCGATACAGACCTGGTACTGTTGCACTCCGTGAAATTCGAAAGTATCAAAAGAGTACTGAGCTGTTGATCAGGAAACTCCCCTTCCAAAGGCTTGTTCGTGAAGTTGCTCAAAACTTCAAGTCTGATCTTCGCTTCCAAACCCATGCCGTCTTAGCCCTTCAAGAAGCTGCTGAGGCTTTCCTTGTTGGTTTGTTCGAGGACACCAACCTTTGTGCCATTCATGCTAAGCGCGTAACAATTATGCCAAAGGATATCCAGCTGGCAAGGAGGATCAGGTGTGAACGTGCTTAA
- the LOC141646617 gene encoding pseudouridine-5'-phosphate glycosidase produces the protein MESANARLSNIQKHLNPQPCSSNHSKGGLIKISPEVSDALSHGAAVVALESTIICHGMPYPQNLETAKEIEGIVRENGAVPATIAILDGIPHIGLDIKELEWLAKFGAQIRKTARRDIAAVVAAGANGATTVSATMFFASMVGISVFVTGGIGGVHRHGEQTMDVSSDLIELGKTPVAVVSAGAKSILDIPRTLEYLETQGVCVAGYRTNEFPAFFTETSGCKVPCRLDSPQDAARLIEANMKLKLGTGILIAVPIPKEHSASGTFVESAIQRALKEAREKHITGSAETPFLLSRVNELTGGASLASNIALVKNNAIIGSKIAVCLAQLGGYGGDYKS, from the exons ATGGAATCAGCAAATGCAAGACTATCCAATATTCAAAAGCATCTAAATCCTCAACCTTGTTCATCTAATCACTCCAAG GGTGGGTTGATCAAAATAAGCCCCGAGGTCTCTGATGCATTGTCCCATGGTGCTGCTGTTGTTGCTCTTGAATCTACAATTATATGCCACG GAATGCCTTATCCTCAGAATTTGGAAACGGCCAAGGAGATTGAAGGAATCGTAAGAGAAAATGGAGCTGTTCCGGCAACCATTGCCATACTGGATGGAATCCCACACATAG GTCTTGACATCAAGGAGCTGGAGTGGCTTGCGAAGTTTGGAGCCCAAATCCGAAAAACTGCTCGTCGCGACATAGCCGCTGTT GTTGCTGCAGGAGCCAATGGTGCTACAACTGTTTCAGCGACAATGTTTTTTGCTTCAATG GTTGGCATTTCAGTCTTTGTGACTGGAGGAATCGGAGGAGTACACAGGCATGGTGAACAAA CTATGGATGTGTCTTCTGATCTAATCGAGCTAGGGAAGACTCCTGTTGCAGTCGTATCTGCTGGTGCTAAATCAATACTCGACATACCCAGAACACTTGAGTATCTG GAGACTCAGGGAGTGTGTGTTGCTGGATATAGGACTAATGAGTTTCCTGCCTTCTTTACTGAAACAAGCGGTTGTAAG GTTCCTTGTCGCCTTGACTCCCCACAAGATGCTGCTCGGTTAATAG AAGCCAACATGAAGCTTAAGCTTGGAACTGGCATACTCATTGCAGTTCCCATCCCTAAAGAACACTCTGCCTCTGGAACTTTTGTCGAGTCTGCAATCCAGCGAGCTTTAAAGGAAGCAAG GGAGAAGCATATAACAGGCAGTGCTGAAACCCCTTTCTTACTTTCGAGAGTGAATGAATTAACTGGAGGAGCTTCGTTAGCTTCTA ACATTGCTCTTGTGAAGAATAATGCCATTATTGGCTCGAAGATCGCCGTTTGTCTTGCTCAGTTGGGAGGATATGGTGGTGACTACAAATCTTGA